Proteins co-encoded in one Coregonus clupeaformis isolate EN_2021a chromosome 17, ASM2061545v1, whole genome shotgun sequence genomic window:
- the LOC121586454 gene encoding zinc finger and BTB domain-containing protein 22-like — protein sequence MHSLSMGQGCSSSSLGAPSGSVVQVCFPSSQASVLDSLNRQREEGQLCDLSIQVQGKVFNAHRCVLAASSPYFHDQVLLKNMSTVSIPAVMDPLAFESVLSCAYTGQLRMLREDIVNYLTVGSVLQMWHIVDKCTELLKEGRVVGSGSAAQGVIGGAQGNPGCSSSESSLGAVSAQAGGSNTQPAAHPPSRPSLSESQSPSSTNYFSPRDANLGGGAAAAGAAGQEGVNATPSYCTPSGAEEAFLIEEEDEEEEEELMYHRKRGSSRRKRTTSVSDQEVGVSDSFGVSSYQVGDASPLQKRPTYSQPSIMPRKQWVVVKTERPQDDDLIVVSGEEGPDEEEEKDLELERERTFNISNIRTLSGELSSRADHEMETQMDYCQSSEDYLKFDSGLMDQTPPQHLHDSAGQSGGRAISALLGHVQSAAAARAQLFPIDMQGNQILMYSQSSLDSSQPIGIGGGMAGAPFKGPNLEHGAVHLSAQGGLGGGIDGLDGGGGGSSGKVFMCHCGKTFTHKSMRDRHINMHLDLRPFNCPVCAKKFKMKHHLTEHMKTHTGHKPYDCHGCGKKFMWRDSFMRHRAHCERRSGAAGRSDDGEGSDRTDGISPQHLPHLHLSTSEAGQGAVGGRSGISVLSPHHSSTGSSSNAVSCLTMASAGAHLGVTSQSMLQGQGSVFGLGVSQGGCEEEVCEVGDNDSVT from the exons ATGCATTCTCTGTCAATGGGGCAGGGCTGTAGCAGCAGCAGCTTAGGTGCTCCCTCTGGCTCGGTGGTTCAGGTGTGCTTCCCCAGCTCCCAGGCGTCTGTACTGGACAGCCTGAACCGGCAGCGTGAGGAGGGCCAGCTCTGTGACCTCTCCATCCAGGTCCAGGGGAAGGTGTTCAACGCCCACCGCTGCGTGCTAGCTGCATCCTCACCCTACTTTCATGACCAG GTGCTCTTGAAGAACATGTCCACCGTCTCCATCCCTGCCGTCATGGACCCGCTGGCGTTCGAGAGCGTCCTGAGCTGCGCCTACACGGGCCAGCTGCGCATGCTCCGCGAAGACATCGTCAACTACCTCACCGTGGGCAGCGTGCTGCAGATGTGGCACATCGTGGACAAGTGCACAGAGCTCCTCAAAGAGGGACGGGTGGTGGGGAGTGGGAGCGCAGCTCAGGGGGTCATTGGGGGAGCGCAGGGGAACCCTGGATGCAGTAGCAGTGAAAGCTCCCTAGGGGCTGTGAGTGCTCAAGCAGGGGGAAGCAACACCCAGCCAGCCGCTCACCCTCCCAGCCGTCCATCCCTGAGTGAGAGCCAGTCTCCCAGCAGCACCAACTACTTCAGCCCCAGAGACGCCAACTTGGGAGGGGGAGCGGCGGCAGCTGGAGCTGCAGGGCAGGAAGGCGTGAACGCCACTCCCAGCTACTGCACCCCTTCTGGGGCCGAGGAAGCCTTCCTGAtcgaagaggaggatgaagaagaggaagaagagctCATGTACCATAGGAAGCGAGGGAGCAGCAGGAGGAAACGGACAACCTCTGTCTCGGACCAAGAGGTTGGAGTCAGCGACAGCTTCGGGGTGTCGTCGTACCAAGTCGGGGACGCCTCCCCTCTCCAGAAGCGACCCACCTACAGCCAGCCCAGCATCATGCCCCGGAAGCAGTGGGTGGTGGTGAAGACAGAGAGACCCCAGGACGATGACCTGATCGTGGTGTCAGGGGAGGAAGGGccagatgaggaagaggagaaagatttggagttggagagggagaggacattCAACATATCTAACATCAGGACTCTGTCTGGAGAGCTGAGTAGCAGAGCGGACCATGAGATGGAGACACAG ATGGATTACTGCCAGTCTTCTGAAGACTACCTCAAGTTTGACAGTGGTTTGATGGACCAGACTCCCCCACAGCACCTTCATGACAGCGCTGGTCAGAGTGGTGGCAGAGCCATCTCTGCCCTACTAGGCCATGTccagtctgctgctgctgctagagCTCAGCTCTTTCCCATAGACATGCAAGGCAACCAGATCCTCATGTACAGCCAATCCTCTTTAGACTCCTCTCAACCCATAGGAATAGGAGGTGGTATGGCTGGGGCACCATTTAAAGGGCCAAACCTGGAGCATGGAGCGGTCCATTTGTCAGCACAGGGGGGTTTGGGCGGTGGCATAGATGGACTGGACGGGGGTGGTGGCGGGAGTTCAGGGAAGGTGTTCATGTGCCACTGTGGAAAGACCTTCACCCACAAGAGCATGCGCGACCGCCACATCAACATGCACCTGGACCTGCGGCCCTTCAACTGCCCGGTCTGCGccaagaagttcaagatgaagcACCACCTGACAGAGCACATGAAGACCCACACGGGGCACAAGCCCTATGACTGCCACGGCTGCGGCAAGAAGTTCATGTGGCGTGACAGCTTCATGCGGCACCGCGCCCACTGCGAGAGACGTAGCGGGGCCGCTGGCAGGAGCGACGATGGGGAAGGGTCCGACCGCACTGATGGCATCTCCCCACAGCACCTCCCTCATCTCCACCTCTCGACCAGCGAGGCCGGTCAAGGTGCCGTTGGTGGCAGAAGTGGGATCTCCGTCTTGTCCCCACATCATTCCAGTACAGGTAGCAGCAGCAATGCTGTCTCTTGCCTGACCATGGCCAGTGCCGGAGCGCACTTAGGGGTAACCTCTCAGAGCATGTTGCAGGGTCAAGGTTCTGTGTTTGGTCTGGGGGTCAGCCAAGGTGGGTGTGAGGAGGAAGTGTGTGAGGTTGGTGATAATGATAGTGTCACTTGA
- the daxx gene encoding death domain-associated protein 6 isoform X1, with the protein MLLSDNQPTTNGRLECSRAPRGEKFRYQAPKNSPFLMAVASAAVMDSIVILDDDDEEEERPQPSSSTSSKLSANHRTPPKIQQPAPTHITQSPFATAKKESHVLKAENQKLFTEFVEYCSAHTQDCPEVMTFLHAKHSKASPDFLASVEFRNTLGRCLTRAQARRTKTFVYINELCTVLKQHSDKRRQTVLKVKPTAGEKKAMEEEAPKEELPSTSGQQEEEEEEKEKKMKKASRRQIAYLENLLKMYNDEIRRLQEKELSVNELEEEDSSYIQEHKLKRKMMKIYDKLCELKGCSSLTGRVIEQRIQYNGTRYPEVNRKIERFINSPEAQLNPPDYTDILQHIRRANERHGLNLSRKQLTQIAQDAFRETGNRLQERRHLDMVYNFGSHLTDLYKPATDPALLDPTLARKLRSNREVALSSLEQVISKYALKQDDTEEEERSKRIERERQKKEGQSSELEATTADDNPLKKGEDGEEQAEEEDDEDDESSDPDIEEEIQASKSQAGPEDDDDDDDDDDEEEEDNNEVEAANESENEVDGGSDGDQDGGEEEENAEEDKDSVMRGTSPVSRGDTPRISSLVNESPTDSPSQSEAMEVDKGNESSNTNLTKENIVSSNHVSAVSVSTSVETKDSSASPMAANQVSLPPSPVLISTNEDSCTVIIETRSANCSPRPPSPKISRSRKRKRKEEVDSRKTHNGGLRHHNGRSPLQADSTRADTPTQEMVTSSQSTPPPKKNKVNVATQCDPDEVIVLSDSE; encoded by the exons ATGTTACTGAGCGACAATCAGCCAACAACCAATGGTAGGCTTGAATGTTCCCGAGCTCCTCGGGGGGAGAAATTTCGGTATCAAGCGC CAAAGAATAGTCCCTTTCTGATGGCGGTTGCCTCAGCAGCAGTGATGGACAGCATTGTAAtccttgatgatgatgatgaggaagaggagaggccTCAGCCCTCTTCCTCCACGTCCTCTAAACTCTCAGCCAATCATCGTACTCCCCCTAAAATCCAACAGCCCGCTCCTACTCACATCACCCAATCTCCTTTCGCCACGGCGAAGAAAGAAAGCCATGTTCTTAAAGCAGAGAACCAGAAGCTCTTTACTGAG TTTGTAGAGTACTGCTCGGCCCACACGCAGGACTGCCCCGAGGTCATGACCTTCTTGCACGCCAAGCACTCCAAGGCCTCACCGGACTTCCTGGCCTCGGTGGAGTTCCGCAACACGCTGGGCCGCTGCCTGACACGCGCCCAGGCCCGCCGCACCAAGACCTTTGTCTACATCAACGAGCTGTGCACCGTCCTCAAACAGCACTCAGACAAGAGGAGGCAGACTGTCTTGAAGGTGAAGCCTACCGCCGGGGAGAAGAAGGCGATGGAAGAGGAGGCACCGAAGGAGGAGCTACCGTCTAcctcggggcagcaggaggaggaggaggaagagaaggagaagaagatgaagaaggcTTCCCGGAGACAG atTGCATACCTGGAGAACCTGCTGAAGATGTACAATGATGAGATCCGGCGGCTGCaggagaaggagctgagtgtcaatgagctggaggaggaggactccAGCTACATCCAGGAGCACAAGCTCAAACGCAAG atgaTGAAGATCTATGATAAGCTCTGTGAGCTGAAGGGCTGCAGCAGTCTGACAGGCAGAGTGATCGAGCAGAGGATCCAATACAATGGGACACGCTACCCTGAGGTCAACAGAAAG ATTGAGCGTTTCATCAACAGTCCCGAGGCCCAGCTGAATCCACCCGACTACACAGACATCCTGCAGCATATCCGTCGGGCCAACGAGCGCCACGGCCTCAACCTCAGCAGGAAGCAGCTGACCCAGATTGCTCAGGATGCCTTCCGCGAGACTGGCAACCGCCTGCAGGAGAGACGCCACCTTGACATGGTCTACAACTTCGGCTCGCATCTCACAGACCTCTACAAACCAG CCACTGACCCTGCCCTGTTGGACCCCACGTTGGCCCGTAAGCTGCGCTCTAACCGGGAGGTGGCTCTCTCCAGCCTGGAGCAGGTCATCTCCAAATACGCCCTGAAGCAGGACGacacggaggaggaggagaggagtaaacggatagagagagagaggcagaagaaAGAG GGTCAGTCATCTGAGCTGGAGGCCACCACAGCCGATGACAATCCCCTGAAGAAGGGAGAGGATGGTGAGGAACAAGctgaggaagaggatgatgaagatgacgaGTCGTCCGATCCAGACATCGAGGAGGAGATCCAGGCCAGCAAATCACAAGCAGGGCCAG aggatgatgatgatgatgatgatgatgatgatgaggaggaggaggacaacaaTGAGGTAGAGGCAGCAAACGAGAGTGAGAACGAGGTGGATGGTGGGAGTGACGGAGaccaggatggaggagaggaagaagagaatgCTGAGGAGGACAAAGACTCTGTGATGAGAGGAACCAGCCCCGTCTCCCGGGGTGACACCCCACGGATCTCCTCCTTAGTCAACGAATCCCCCACAGACAGCCCCAGCCAATCAGAGGCGATGGAGGTAGACAAGGGGAACGAATCATCCAATACCAACCTGACAAAGGAAAACATTGTTTCCTCCAATCACGTTTCAGCAGTATCTGTAAGCACAAGTGTGGAAACTAAGGACTCCTCAGCCTCCCCCATGGCGGCAAATCAGGTCTCTTTGCCGCCGTCACCGGTGCTGATTTCGACCAATGAGGACTCCTGCACGGTCATCATTGAGACGAGGTCAGCGAATTGCAGCCCCCGGCCACCCAGTCCCAAAATCTCCAGAAgcaggaagagaaagaggaaagAAGAGGTGGACTCCAGGAAGACTCACAACGGAGGTCTAAGGCACCACAATGGGAG GAGCCCCCTGCAGGCGGACTCCACCAGGGCAGACACTCCCACCCAGGAGATGGTCACCAGTTCCCAGTCCACCCCGCCTCCCAAGAAAAACAAG GTCAACGTGGCCACCCAGTGTGACCCGGACGAAGTGATCGTCCTATCGGACTCGGAATGA
- the daxx gene encoding death domain-associated protein 6 isoform X2: MAVASAAVMDSIVILDDDDEEEERPQPSSSTSSKLSANHRTPPKIQQPAPTHITQSPFATAKKESHVLKAENQKLFTEFVEYCSAHTQDCPEVMTFLHAKHSKASPDFLASVEFRNTLGRCLTRAQARRTKTFVYINELCTVLKQHSDKRRQTVLKVKPTAGEKKAMEEEAPKEELPSTSGQQEEEEEEKEKKMKKASRRQIAYLENLLKMYNDEIRRLQEKELSVNELEEEDSSYIQEHKLKRKMMKIYDKLCELKGCSSLTGRVIEQRIQYNGTRYPEVNRKIERFINSPEAQLNPPDYTDILQHIRRANERHGLNLSRKQLTQIAQDAFRETGNRLQERRHLDMVYNFGSHLTDLYKPATDPALLDPTLARKLRSNREVALSSLEQVISKYALKQDDTEEEERSKRIERERQKKEGQSSELEATTADDNPLKKGEDGEEQAEEEDDEDDESSDPDIEEEIQASKSQAGPEDDDDDDDDDDEEEEDNNEVEAANESENEVDGGSDGDQDGGEEEENAEEDKDSVMRGTSPVSRGDTPRISSLVNESPTDSPSQSEAMEVDKGNESSNTNLTKENIVSSNHVSAVSVSTSVETKDSSASPMAANQVSLPPSPVLISTNEDSCTVIIETRSANCSPRPPSPKISRSRKRKRKEEVDSRKTHNGGLRHHNGRSPLQADSTRADTPTQEMVTSSQSTPPPKKNKVNVATQCDPDEVIVLSDSE; the protein is encoded by the exons ATGGCGGTTGCCTCAGCAGCAGTGATGGACAGCATTGTAAtccttgatgatgatgatgaggaagaggagaggccTCAGCCCTCTTCCTCCACGTCCTCTAAACTCTCAGCCAATCATCGTACTCCCCCTAAAATCCAACAGCCCGCTCCTACTCACATCACCCAATCTCCTTTCGCCACGGCGAAGAAAGAAAGCCATGTTCTTAAAGCAGAGAACCAGAAGCTCTTTACTGAG TTTGTAGAGTACTGCTCGGCCCACACGCAGGACTGCCCCGAGGTCATGACCTTCTTGCACGCCAAGCACTCCAAGGCCTCACCGGACTTCCTGGCCTCGGTGGAGTTCCGCAACACGCTGGGCCGCTGCCTGACACGCGCCCAGGCCCGCCGCACCAAGACCTTTGTCTACATCAACGAGCTGTGCACCGTCCTCAAACAGCACTCAGACAAGAGGAGGCAGACTGTCTTGAAGGTGAAGCCTACCGCCGGGGAGAAGAAGGCGATGGAAGAGGAGGCACCGAAGGAGGAGCTACCGTCTAcctcggggcagcaggaggaggaggaggaagagaaggagaagaagatgaagaaggcTTCCCGGAGACAG atTGCATACCTGGAGAACCTGCTGAAGATGTACAATGATGAGATCCGGCGGCTGCaggagaaggagctgagtgtcaatgagctggaggaggaggactccAGCTACATCCAGGAGCACAAGCTCAAACGCAAG atgaTGAAGATCTATGATAAGCTCTGTGAGCTGAAGGGCTGCAGCAGTCTGACAGGCAGAGTGATCGAGCAGAGGATCCAATACAATGGGACACGCTACCCTGAGGTCAACAGAAAG ATTGAGCGTTTCATCAACAGTCCCGAGGCCCAGCTGAATCCACCCGACTACACAGACATCCTGCAGCATATCCGTCGGGCCAACGAGCGCCACGGCCTCAACCTCAGCAGGAAGCAGCTGACCCAGATTGCTCAGGATGCCTTCCGCGAGACTGGCAACCGCCTGCAGGAGAGACGCCACCTTGACATGGTCTACAACTTCGGCTCGCATCTCACAGACCTCTACAAACCAG CCACTGACCCTGCCCTGTTGGACCCCACGTTGGCCCGTAAGCTGCGCTCTAACCGGGAGGTGGCTCTCTCCAGCCTGGAGCAGGTCATCTCCAAATACGCCCTGAAGCAGGACGacacggaggaggaggagaggagtaaacggatagagagagagaggcagaagaaAGAG GGTCAGTCATCTGAGCTGGAGGCCACCACAGCCGATGACAATCCCCTGAAGAAGGGAGAGGATGGTGAGGAACAAGctgaggaagaggatgatgaagatgacgaGTCGTCCGATCCAGACATCGAGGAGGAGATCCAGGCCAGCAAATCACAAGCAGGGCCAG aggatgatgatgatgatgatgatgatgatgatgaggaggaggaggacaacaaTGAGGTAGAGGCAGCAAACGAGAGTGAGAACGAGGTGGATGGTGGGAGTGACGGAGaccaggatggaggagaggaagaagagaatgCTGAGGAGGACAAAGACTCTGTGATGAGAGGAACCAGCCCCGTCTCCCGGGGTGACACCCCACGGATCTCCTCCTTAGTCAACGAATCCCCCACAGACAGCCCCAGCCAATCAGAGGCGATGGAGGTAGACAAGGGGAACGAATCATCCAATACCAACCTGACAAAGGAAAACATTGTTTCCTCCAATCACGTTTCAGCAGTATCTGTAAGCACAAGTGTGGAAACTAAGGACTCCTCAGCCTCCCCCATGGCGGCAAATCAGGTCTCTTTGCCGCCGTCACCGGTGCTGATTTCGACCAATGAGGACTCCTGCACGGTCATCATTGAGACGAGGTCAGCGAATTGCAGCCCCCGGCCACCCAGTCCCAAAATCTCCAGAAgcaggaagagaaagaggaaagAAGAGGTGGACTCCAGGAAGACTCACAACGGAGGTCTAAGGCACCACAATGGGAG GAGCCCCCTGCAGGCGGACTCCACCAGGGCAGACACTCCCACCCAGGAGATGGTCACCAGTTCCCAGTCCACCCCGCCTCCCAAGAAAAACAAG GTCAACGTGGCCACCCAGTGTGACCCGGACGAAGTGATCGTCCTATCGGACTCGGAATGA
- the LOC121586456 gene encoding tapasin, translating into MANISTIYKLSFLAFTYFIHVYGTSCPVLECWFVQEKPGRGGGFPAAMMQEKALLYINTDPESEETKSQQGPSADINHDRVYYITDPAATLCSSSLHPPEGSVHKPQCEINPFMPQPSTVQWAVPLTDSAHSPIYLQADWYSAALQGLDRQLGLSSVMRAPTATKEPAVVLSVSSRTPLVRSRLGEPVVLDCGFWMEDTSPLSVSGFAVEWRYQFRGDGRLVLAYDGKSDRFAETQEEGAGLDFTALHETGNASLILQEAQVRHTGTYICTVYLPYLLAQVAVELEIVEPPSLSIFPSPLPLSVPGQVVKVQCEASGFSPLSLEFHWELTGLDGRVRPLGQGSVTGHRQGPDNTYSQTTRLELDSAKLDLGRGGKVTCVAVHPGGTRRASVTLNVIGVSGPSIEDSMAMVAVALGLYGLIKIVSWTFSSGSDDTNSQEKKVK; encoded by the exons ATGGCCAATATATCAACAATTTACAAGCTATCGTTTCTAGCCTTTACTTACTTCATACACG TCTATGGGACAAGCTGTCCAGTTCTGGAGTGCTGGTTTGTCCAGGAGAAACCAGGTCGAGGTGGGGGATTCCCTGCTGCAATGATGCAGGAGAAGGCACTACTGTATATCAATACAGACCCAGAGAGTGAAGAAACCAAGTCACAGCAGGGACCATCTGCAGACATCAACCATGATAGAGTCTACTACATCACTG aCCCAGCAGCCACCCTCTGCAGTTCCTCTCTGCACCCACCAGAGGGCTCAGTCCATAAGCCACAGTGCGAGATCAACCCCTTCATGCCCCAACCCTCCACCGTCCAATGGGCAGTCCCACTCACTGACTCTGCCCACAGTCCTATCTACCTACAAGCTGACTGGTACTCTGCCGCCTTGCAGGGCCTTGACAGACAGCTGGGCCTGTCCAGTGTCATGCGTGCTCCCACGGCAACCAAGGAACCCGCTG tggtGCTCAGTGTGTCCAGTAGAACGCCCTTGGTCCGTTCCAGACTCGGGGAACCGGTGGTTCTAGACTGTGGGTTCTGGATGGAGGacacttctcctctctctgtctctggcttCGCTGTGGAGTGGCGCTACCAGTTCAGGGGCGATGGCCGTCTGGTCCTGGCCTACGACGGTAAGAGTGACCGATTTGCCGAGACCCAGGAAGAGGGAGCGGGGCTAGACTTCACGGCTCTGCACGAGACAGGAAATGCATCACTGATCCTGCAGGAAGCTCAAGTGCGCCACACAGGAACCTACATCTGTACGGTGTACTTGCCCTATCTCCTGGCTCAGGTGGCTGTGGAGCTGGAGATTGTAG aGCCGCCGTCCCTCTCCAtcttcccctccccactccctctctccgtGCCTGGCCAGGTGGTGAAGGTGCAATGCGAGGCGTCAGgattctcccccctctccctggaGTTCCACTGGGAGTTAACAGGGCTGGACGGTAGGGTCAGGCCCTTGGGTCAGGGCAGCGTGACAGGCCACAGGCAGGGCCCAGACAACACCTACAGCCAGACCACTCGTCTGGAGTTAGACTCAGCCAAGCTGGACCTTGGCCGTGGAGGGAAGGTCACCTGTGTGGCCGTCCACCCTGGAGGCACCCGGCGGGCCAGCGTCACCCTCAATGTCATTG GTGTAAGTGGTCCCTCTATTGAGGACTCTATGGCGATGGTTGCCGTGGCCCTGGGGCTCTATGGTTTGATCAAGATCGTCTCCTGGACATTTAGCTCTG GGTCCGATGATACTAACTCACAAGAGAAG AAAGTGAAGTAA